From Dioscorea cayenensis subsp. rotundata cultivar TDr96_F1 unplaced genomic scaffold, TDr96_F1_v2_PseudoChromosome.rev07_lg8_w22 25.fasta BLBR01002153.1, whole genome shotgun sequence, one genomic window encodes:
- the LOC120257474 gene encoding serine/arginine-rich splicing factor SR45a-like — protein METMKDADRCAKYLNRSVLEGRLIKVEKAKRSYGRTPTIGKYRGAREVRGRGHRRSRSYSPYRPRDRGRPRSRSHSRGRRERSRLPYASEPNRRRRDSSVSAASDGKHRSDEQ, from the coding sequence ATGGAGACCATGAAGGATGCAGACCGCTGTGCCAAGTACTTGAACCGTTCTGTACTGGAAGGCCGTCTGATCAAGGTTGAAAAGGCAAAAAGAAGCTATGGAAGGACGCCGACCATTGGAAAATATCGCGGTGCAAGAGAAGTGAGAGGTCGTGGTCATAGACGCTCACGGAGCTACTCACCTTATCGACCTCGGGATAGAGGCCGGCCTCGTTCCCGTTCTCATTCAAGGGGTCGGCGGGAGAGATCTCGCTTACCTTATGCAAGTGAACCTAATAGAAGACGCAGGGATAGTTCTGTGTCAGCAGCCAGCGATGGAAAACACCGATCAGATGAACAA